A stretch of Bacillus pseudomycoides DNA encodes these proteins:
- the folP gene encoding dihydropteroate synthase — protein MCSVKWNYDLRCGEYTLNLNKKTFIMGILNVTPDSFSDGGNYDEVNAAVSHAREMVSDGADIIDIGGESTRPGFAKVSVEEELGRVIPMIQAVSKEVKVPISIDTYKAEVAKQAIEAGAHVINDIWGAKAEPKIAEVAAHYNVPIILMHNRENTNYSNLIVDMIADLYESVKIAKGAGVPDENIILDPGIGFAKTPEQNLEVMRNLEQLHVLGYPVLLATSRKSFIGHVLGLPVEERVEGTGASICLGIEKGCEMIRVHDVKEMARMAKMMDAMIGKGVK, from the coding sequence ATGTGTAGTGTGAAGTGGAATTATGATTTGCGCTGCGGCGAATATACATTGAATTTAAATAAAAAGACGTTCATCATGGGGATTTTAAATGTTACACCAGATTCATTCTCAGATGGTGGAAACTACGATGAGGTGAACGCAGCTGTAAGTCATGCGAGAGAAATGGTAAGTGACGGTGCTGATATTATTGATATTGGTGGGGAATCAACTCGTCCTGGATTCGCGAAAGTTTCTGTAGAAGAAGAGTTAGGACGCGTAATTCCGATGATTCAAGCAGTTTCGAAAGAAGTGAAAGTGCCTATTTCTATCGATACGTATAAAGCTGAAGTGGCTAAGCAAGCAATTGAAGCGGGAGCCCATGTTATTAATGATATATGGGGAGCAAAGGCAGAACCCAAAATTGCAGAAGTTGCAGCGCATTATAATGTGCCAATTATTTTAATGCATAATCGTGAGAATACAAATTACAGCAACCTTATAGTGGATATGATTGCGGATTTATATGAGAGTGTTAAAATTGCAAAAGGTGCAGGTGTACCGGATGAAAATATCATTTTAGATCCAGGTATTGGTTTTGCAAAGACGCCAGAACAAAACTTAGAAGTGATGCGTAATTTAGAGCAGTTACATGTATTAGGATATCCAGTTCTTCTTGCAACTTCGAGAAAATCATTTATCGGCCATGTTTTAGGCTTGCCGGTAGAGGAACGTGTAGAAGGGACAGGAGCGTCAATTTGCCTTGGAATTGAAAAAGGTTGTGAAATGATTCGTGTTCATGATGTCAAGGAAATGGCGCGTATGGCAAAAATGATGGATGCAATGATTGGCAAGGGGGTAAAGTGA
- the lysS gene encoding lysine--tRNA ligase, whose product MDNMNHEELNDQLLVRREKLHNLREQGIDPFGKRFERTNSTEELLNLYGEFSKEELEEKGISVSIAGRIMTKRGKGKAGFAHIQDLHGQVQIYVRKDAVGDEQYELFNTADLGDLVGIEGKVFKTNVGELSVKATGFTLLTKALRPLPDKYHGLKDVEQRYRQRYLDLITSMESRETFVTRSKIIREMRRYLDDNGYLEVETPMMHAIAGGASARPFITHHNALDMELYMRIAIELHLKRLIVGGLEKVYEIGRVFRNEGVSTRHNPEFTMIELYEAYADYKDIMKLTENMIAHIAKQVLGTTTIQYGEQEINLEPEWTRLHMVDAIKRYSGADFWSPMSVEEARALAKEHGVEIKDTMEVGHIINEFFEQKVEEKLIQPTFIYGHPVEISPLAKKNDEDPRFTDRFELFIVAREHANAFTELNDPIDQKERFEAQLKEREQGNDEAHMMDDDYIEALEYGMPPTGGLGIGIDRLVMLLTNAPSIRDVLLFPAMRHK is encoded by the coding sequence ATGGATAACATGAACCACGAAGAATTAAATGACCAATTGCTTGTTCGTCGTGAGAAGTTACATAACTTACGTGAACAAGGGATCGATCCGTTTGGTAAACGTTTTGAACGTACGAATTCAACGGAAGAATTATTAAACTTGTATGGAGAGTTCTCTAAAGAAGAATTAGAAGAGAAAGGAATCTCTGTTTCTATTGCTGGCCGTATTATGACGAAGCGCGGTAAAGGGAAAGCGGGTTTTGCACATATCCAAGATTTACACGGACAAGTTCAAATCTATGTTCGTAAAGATGCTGTTGGAGATGAGCAATATGAATTATTTAATACAGCTGACTTAGGTGATTTAGTAGGAATTGAAGGGAAAGTTTTCAAAACGAACGTAGGTGAGCTTTCAGTGAAAGCAACAGGATTTACGTTATTAACGAAAGCTCTTCGTCCACTTCCAGATAAATACCATGGATTGAAAGATGTTGAACAACGTTACCGTCAACGTTACCTAGATTTAATTACGAGCATGGAGAGCCGTGAAACATTTGTTACTCGTAGTAAAATCATTCGTGAAATGAGAAGATACTTAGATGATAATGGCTACCTTGAAGTGGAAACACCAATGATGCACGCGATTGCGGGTGGTGCTTCTGCTCGTCCATTTATTACGCATCATAATGCGTTAGATATGGAATTATATATGCGTATTGCAATTGAGTTACACTTAAAACGCCTTATTGTGGGTGGCTTAGAGAAGGTATACGAAATCGGCCGTGTATTCCGTAATGAAGGTGTGTCAACACGTCATAATCCTGAATTTACAATGATCGAATTATATGAAGCGTATGCTGACTATAAAGATATTATGAAACTAACAGAAAACATGATTGCTCATATCGCAAAACAAGTACTAGGTACAACAACAATCCAGTACGGTGAGCAAGAAATTAATTTAGAGCCAGAATGGACACGTCTCCACATGGTAGATGCAATTAAACGATATTCTGGAGCAGATTTCTGGAGCCCGATGAGCGTGGAAGAAGCACGTGCATTGGCGAAAGAACATGGTGTGGAAATTAAAGATACAATGGAAGTTGGTCATATTATCAATGAATTCTTCGAACAAAAAGTAGAAGAAAAGTTAATTCAACCTACATTTATCTATGGACACCCAGTGGAAATTTCTCCGCTTGCGAAAAAGAATGATGAAGATCCACGCTTTACAGATCGTTTCGAGTTATTCATTGTTGCTCGTGAGCATGCGAATGCATTTACGGAATTAAATGATCCAATCGATCAAAAAGAACGTTTTGAAGCGCAATTAAAAGAGCGTGAGCAAGGTAATGATGAAGCGCATATGATGGACGATGATTATATTGAAGCACTTGAGTACGGTATGCCTCCTACAGGTGGACTTGGAATTGGTATTGATCGTCTTGTTATGCTATTAACAAATGCGCCATCTATTCGCGACGTGCTGTTATTCCCAGCGATGCGTCATAAGTAA
- the pabA gene encoding aminodeoxychorismate/anthranilate synthase component II — protein sequence MILMIDNYDSFTFNLVQFLGELGQELVVKRNDEVTISDIEQMKPDFLMISPGPCSPNEAGISMNVIKYFAGKIPIFGVCLGHQSIAQVFGGDVVRADRLMHGKTSPMYHDGKTIFADIPNPFTATRYHSLIVKKETFPECLEVTSWTEEGEVMALRHKTLPIEGVQFHPESIMTSHGKELLQNFIRSYSPSVSSC from the coding sequence ATGATATTGATGATTGATAATTATGATTCCTTTACATTTAATTTAGTGCAATTTCTTGGAGAACTTGGACAAGAGCTCGTTGTTAAACGTAATGATGAAGTTACAATTTCAGATATTGAACAAATGAAACCGGACTTTTTAATGATTTCACCAGGACCTTGTAGTCCGAATGAAGCTGGCATAAGTATGAATGTCATCAAATATTTCGCAGGAAAGATTCCTATTTTTGGTGTGTGCTTAGGTCATCAATCGATTGCACAGGTATTTGGAGGCGATGTTGTTCGTGCAGACCGTTTAATGCATGGGAAAACTTCTCCGATGTATCATGATGGAAAAACAATTTTCGCAGACATTCCAAATCCATTTACAGCAACACGTTACCATTCTCTTATTGTCAAAAAGGAAACTTTTCCAGAATGCTTAGAAGTAACATCTTGGACAGAAGAGGGAGAGGTTATGGCGCTTCGCCATAAAACATTGCCGATTGAAGGGGTACAGTTCCATCCAGAGTCCATTATGACCTCTCATGGGAAAGAGTTACTACAGAACTTTATTCGTAGCTATAGTCCGAGTGTATCGTCATGTTAA
- a CDS encoding helix-turn-helix domain-containing protein: protein MEAEKWGRRIRAFRKLKGYTQEGFAKELGVSVSVLGEVERGNRTPSQDFVVEVAKTLNISIDELMPK, encoded by the coding sequence ATGGAAGCAGAAAAATGGGGAAGACGCATTCGTGCTTTTCGGAAGTTAAAAGGTTATACGCAAGAAGGTTTTGCGAAAGAATTAGGGGTATCTGTATCTGTTTTAGGAGAAGTTGAGAGAGGGAATAGAACTCCTTCTCAAGATTTTGTAGTAGAAGTTGCTAAGACATTAAATATTTCAATAGACGAATTAATGCCAAAGTGA
- the dusB gene encoding tRNA dihydrouridine synthase DusB codes for MLKIANIEMKNPVVLAPMAGVCNSAFRLTVKEFGAGLVCAEMVSDKAILFNNQKTLDMLYIDEREKPLSLQIFGGEKETLVGAAKYVDKNTTADIIDINMGCPVPKITKCDAGAKWLLDPNKVYEMVAAVVDAVEKPVTVKMRIGWDEDHIFAIENAKAVERAGGQAVAVHGRTRVQMYEGKADWDIIKQVKQSVNIPVIGNGDVETPQDAKRMLDEVGVDGVMIGRAALGNPWMIYRTVNYLETGELLPEPTVREKIDVCMLHLDRLIDLKNEDIAVREMRKHAAWYLKGVRGNASVRNAINTCNTREDLASLLGAFVEEVEAKQQTIHVG; via the coding sequence GTGTTAAAGATTGCAAACATTGAGATGAAGAATCCAGTTGTATTAGCACCGATGGCGGGAGTGTGTAACTCAGCATTCCGTTTAACGGTGAAAGAATTTGGTGCAGGTTTAGTATGTGCTGAAATGGTAAGTGATAAGGCGATTTTATTTAATAACCAAAAAACATTGGATATGTTATATATCGATGAGAGAGAGAAACCGCTAAGTTTACAAATTTTTGGTGGTGAGAAAGAAACGCTTGTTGGCGCTGCTAAATATGTAGATAAAAACACAACAGCGGATATTATCGATATCAATATGGGGTGCCCCGTTCCAAAAATTACGAAGTGTGATGCTGGTGCAAAGTGGTTATTAGACCCAAATAAAGTATATGAAATGGTAGCGGCAGTTGTAGATGCTGTTGAAAAGCCGGTTACAGTTAAAATGCGTATTGGTTGGGATGAAGACCACATCTTCGCAATTGAAAATGCTAAAGCTGTTGAACGCGCAGGCGGTCAAGCGGTAGCGGTTCATGGACGTACACGTGTTCAAATGTATGAAGGGAAAGCGGATTGGGATATTATTAAACAAGTAAAACAATCTGTAAATATTCCTGTTATCGGAAATGGTGATGTAGAAACACCTCAAGATGCGAAACGTATGCTTGATGAAGTTGGTGTCGATGGTGTTATGATTGGTCGAGCAGCCCTTGGTAATCCTTGGATGATTTATCGTACGGTAAATTATTTAGAAACAGGAGAGTTATTACCAGAACCAACAGTGCGTGAGAAGATAGATGTATGTATGCTCCACTTAGATCGTCTTATTGATTTAAAGAACGAAGATATTGCAGTAAGAGAAATGAGAAAGCACGCAGCTTGGTATTTAAAAGGTGTTCGTGGTAATGCAAGCGTGCGTAATGCAATTAATACGTGCAATACGCGTGAGGACCTTGCTTCCTTACTAGGGGCGTTTGTAGAAGAAGTAGAAGCAAAACAACAAACAATTCACGTTGGTTAA
- the folB gene encoding dihydroneopterin aldolase — translation MDKIYIHDMEFYGYHGVFPEENKLGQRFKVDLTVELDLKQAGESDNLEYSVNYGELFELCRQVVEDQTYKLVESIAENIAANILDRYVSILRCTVKVVKPDPPIPGHYRAVAVEITRERS, via the coding sequence ATGGATAAAATTTATATCCATGACATGGAGTTTTATGGATATCATGGTGTGTTTCCAGAAGAGAATAAATTAGGGCAAAGGTTTAAAGTGGATTTAACAGTGGAACTGGATTTAAAACAAGCGGGTGAAAGTGATAATCTAGAGTATTCAGTAAACTATGGAGAGCTTTTTGAACTTTGTAGACAAGTGGTTGAAGATCAAACATACAAGCTTGTAGAAAGTATTGCAGAAAATATAGCAGCGAATATATTGGATCGGTACGTAAGTATTTTGCGATGTACAGTAAAAGTTGTGAAACCGGATCCGCCGATACCAGGGCATTACCGTGCTGTGGCGGTAGAAATTACGAGAGAACGCTCATGA
- the pabC gene encoding aminodeoxychorismate lyase, which produces MLIYVNGTYVEASEAKISPYDHGYLYGLGVFETFRIYNGHPFLLDDHYGRLVDALSTLQIEWTMTKDDVLRVLQELLVRNELEHAYIRLNVSAGVDEIGLQTGVYQEPSVIVFIKPLSVPGKVLEKEGVILKQKRNTPEGAFRLKSHHYLNNILGKREIGNVVNKEGIFLTEAGHIAEGVVSNLFFVKEGVLYTPSLETGILNGITRTFIIRIAEVLDVHVEEGLFTQKELLSADEVFVTNSIQEIVPLNQIEEVNFPGKEGDVTKSFMSVYEMHRESLWSRNELLRGDV; this is translated from the coding sequence ATGTTAATTTATGTGAATGGCACATATGTGGAAGCGAGTGAGGCGAAAATTTCTCCTTATGACCATGGGTATTTATATGGGCTGGGGGTTTTTGAGACATTCCGTATTTATAATGGCCATCCATTTTTATTAGACGATCATTATGGGCGTTTAGTGGATGCTCTTTCTACTTTGCAAATCGAATGGACGATGACGAAAGATGATGTGCTACGTGTTTTACAGGAGTTACTCGTAAGGAACGAGCTGGAACATGCATACATTCGCTTGAATGTATCGGCTGGTGTAGATGAAATAGGTTTACAAACAGGGGTTTATCAAGAGCCTTCTGTTATTGTATTTATAAAGCCTTTGTCGGTTCCGGGTAAAGTATTAGAAAAGGAAGGCGTTATTTTGAAACAAAAACGAAATACGCCGGAAGGAGCATTTCGTTTAAAATCCCATCACTATTTAAATAACATTTTAGGAAAACGTGAAATTGGAAATGTTGTGAATAAAGAAGGGATTTTCTTGACTGAAGCAGGCCATATAGCGGAAGGGGTTGTTTCGAATCTCTTTTTTGTGAAGGAAGGTGTTTTATATACGCCATCTCTAGAAACAGGGATTTTAAATGGGATCACTCGCACGTTTATTATAAGAATTGCTGAAGTATTAGATGTACATGTAGAAGAAGGCTTGTTTACACAAAAGGAACTGCTTTCTGCTGATGAGGTGTTTGTAACAAATTCTATCCAAGAAATTGTCCCACTTAATCAGATTGAAGAGGTCAATTTTCCGGGTAAAGAAGGAGATGTTACAAAGTCTTTCATGAGTGTATATGAAATGCATCGAGAAAGTCTTTGGAGCCGAAATGAATTGCTAAGAGGAGATGTGTAG
- the folK gene encoding 2-amino-4-hydroxy-6-hydroxymethyldihydropteridine diphosphokinase, with product MKNVVYVALGSNVGDRYVYLLQAIELLNKNPHIRVEDVSSVYETDPVGYTDQNRFLNLVIKVSTNLLPQELLKVTQKVEIDLGRKREIRWGPRTVDLDILLYNQENIEAENLIVPHPRMFERAFVIVPLLEINQDIKQNISRSQVDEMKRREGVTVWKQKNGEDAFVLFGS from the coding sequence ATGAAAAATGTTGTATACGTTGCGTTAGGATCAAATGTTGGTGATCGTTATGTTTACTTATTACAAGCGATTGAGCTGTTAAATAAAAATCCTCATATTCGAGTGGAGGATGTCTCTTCTGTATATGAAACAGATCCAGTTGGATATACAGATCAAAATCGTTTTTTAAATCTAGTTATAAAAGTTTCTACCAATTTACTGCCGCAGGAATTGTTGAAAGTAACGCAAAAGGTTGAGATTGATTTAGGAAGAAAAAGGGAAATTAGATGGGGACCGCGAACCGTTGACCTTGACATTTTGCTCTATAATCAAGAAAATATTGAAGCAGAGAATCTTATTGTTCCGCATCCGCGGATGTTCGAAAGAGCTTTTGTTATCGTTCCGTTGTTAGAGATTAATCAAGATATAAAACAAAACATTTCACGTTCACAGGTAGATGAAATGAAAAGGCGAGAGGGAGTAACGGTATGGAAGCAGAAAAATGGGGAAGACGCATTCGTGCTTTTCGGAAGTTAA